One window of the Pedobacter ginsengisoli genome contains the following:
- a CDS encoding DUF1735 domain-containing protein has product MKKQNSNIYKCLVLILIIFLQSCKQDELENFASKKGASTNVSIKGQTGQIKKDVEVVRIPVEIQLSGSATQAFDAHLELDGDAITNAITGDLLPNTLAMPVESIFIPETVVIPFGSTNAVFDVLVSVSDLEKFYFTSKKVAFALKLSEVTKGNTINEEKNIGIISIDPRGIISATEMHAISIKNGGGGKLEVSGTSNYLPSVASIGIPLDVSLSGVPSRSFTVDVAINSDTVAVLKSKGVIPQNAVMMKTGEFEMPAQVTVDQISSTGKLDLTIPSETLLKYRNNKIALVVQLTGSSKHVVDPVNRTVVLLIDPASIIAANKYTIWLPLLNKPQFNVLNRKFNS; this is encoded by the coding sequence ATGAAGAAACAAAACAGTAATATTTATAAATGCCTTGTTCTAATATTAATCATCTTTTTACAATCTTGTAAACAGGATGAACTGGAGAACTTTGCAAGTAAGAAAGGTGCTTCAACAAATGTTTCTATAAAGGGACAAACAGGACAAATAAAAAAAGATGTAGAGGTTGTGAGGATACCGGTTGAGATTCAGCTTTCCGGTAGCGCAACTCAGGCTTTTGATGCACATTTGGAGCTGGATGGGGATGCAATTACCAATGCAATTACTGGAGATTTACTGCCAAATACATTGGCCATGCCAGTAGAATCAATATTTATCCCGGAAACAGTGGTCATACCTTTCGGCTCAACTAATGCCGTATTTGATGTACTAGTAAGTGTCTCTGACTTGGAAAAATTTTATTTTACCAGTAAAAAAGTAGCTTTCGCATTGAAATTGAGCGAGGTTACCAAAGGCAATACCATCAACGAGGAAAAAAACATTGGGATCATTTCTATAGACCCAAGGGGAATTATATCAGCCACCGAAATGCATGCAATCTCAATTAAAAATGGAGGTGGGGGCAAATTGGAAGTTTCAGGAACAAGTAATTATTTGCCAAGCGTAGCTTCAATTGGTATCCCTCTAGATGTATCCCTATCGGGGGTACCCTCGAGATCCTTTACCGTTGATGTAGCTATTAATAGTGATACTGTTGCAGTCCTGAAATCAAAAGGGGTTATTCCTCAAAATGCAGTGATGATGAAGACAGGAGAGTTTGAAATGCCCGCTCAGGTAACAGTAGATCAAATCAGTAGTACAGGTAAATTAGACCTCACCATTCCTTCAGAAACATTGTTGAAATACAGAAATAATAAAATCGCATTGGTGGTTCAGTTAACTGGTAGTAGCAAGCATGTTGTGGATCCGGTTAACAGGACCGTTGTCTTGTTGATTGATCCCGCCAGTATCATTGCTGCAAATAAATATACAATATGGTTACCCTTACTTAATAAACCCCAGTTTAATGTACTAAATAGAAAATTCAACTCATGA
- a CDS encoding DUF5013 domain-containing protein: MDIVPGPTEGNPPLVDFEVVPGDDAFTFDFKNNSKNYKRLEWRFGDDGISTEIAPSHVFARADTFDVNLSAISEDGSIAKKVMRVMIVPDKAINFIAESQGSNKVKFSVKSANVKVKSLSWNFGDDSDSTTVAAPIKEYGPGKLYTAKLTVTTEKGSVFTVKKLVTSNGTVVDVTSKYLLNVGPKFATSERFGSRWGVVANWRVNAAVRQRDGGMGSWDEWEGNSMSMESWGGEPDIVNGKIQQTALLPLPVGEYFYTLFFHDYQFKDQFYTVIAKGNEIPDVDKVESNPDVLGYTKSNGNAPLNFTTNFKVATPSNVTFGFVSTMIQSDQTFKLTYIKLYELDK; this comes from the coding sequence ATGGACATAGTACCTGGACCGACCGAAGGAAATCCACCACTTGTTGATTTTGAAGTCGTTCCAGGGGACGATGCATTCACCTTCGACTTCAAGAATAACTCGAAGAATTATAAGAGACTTGAATGGCGCTTTGGAGATGACGGTATTTCTACTGAAATTGCTCCAAGTCACGTATTTGCTAGGGCAGATACTTTTGACGTTAACCTATCAGCGATATCAGAGGATGGATCAATAGCGAAAAAGGTGATGCGTGTGATGATCGTCCCTGATAAGGCCATAAATTTTATAGCTGAAAGTCAAGGTAGTAACAAAGTTAAGTTTAGTGTGAAATCAGCAAATGTAAAGGTGAAAAGTTTATCCTGGAATTTTGGGGATGACTCAGATTCAACTACAGTAGCAGCTCCAATTAAAGAGTATGGCCCCGGTAAATTATATACCGCTAAGCTTACTGTAACAACAGAAAAAGGTTCGGTATTTACAGTGAAAAAATTGGTAACAAGTAATGGAACGGTGGTTGATGTAACATCTAAGTACTTGCTTAATGTCGGGCCTAAATTTGCTACTTCAGAACGATTCGGTAGCAGATGGGGTGTTGTTGCTAATTGGAGAGTGAATGCTGCAGTGAGACAACGTGATGGTGGCATGGGCAGCTGGGACGAATGGGAAGGAAATAGTATGTCTATGGAATCTTGGGGTGGGGAACCTGATATTGTAAATGGTAAGATACAACAGACTGCTTTACTTCCACTTCCCGTAGGTGAGTATTTTTATACGCTCTTTTTCCATGATTATCAATTCAAAGATCAGTTTTATACCGTTATTGCAAAAGGCAATGAAATACCGGATGTTGATAAGGTGGAGAGCAATCCAGATGTTTTAGGTTATACCAAATCTAACGGGAATGCTCCACTTAATTTTACTACCAATTTTAAAGTGGCCACACCATCTAATGTAACTTTTGGTTTTGTATCTACAATGATTCAGAGTGATCAAACTTTTAAGCTTACCTATATCAAGCTTTACGAATTGGATAAGTAG